The following are encoded in a window of Roseivirga misakiensis genomic DNA:
- a CDS encoding RagB/SusD family nutrient uptake outer membrane protein, whose product MNFRKNIKSLLAAVALVGFVSCEDLEVDNLNALDINGVLANPGEFPALVQGAYGQWWNQTQISYPNMYLSVAAQVFSSSWTNYAMFDGGRIPPRPFVNSNTASTRLVNRNPWRGIYNSIGPVNDVLKVMNSNFEGRAIDPVTGEDNTAVVLANARMMQGLALGWVSLIFDRGFIVSEELTDDELGSLEFQNYRECADAAKARFLEAADLFDSNPNINFNGFNGVTLPAAEAARFARSYAAKIEAFSARNAEQTVNETDWSEVLQLTTNGITADIAPIGDGGNQWWTRALRNGQFSGWVRASQRLINMMEGGSGGRDIQNAADTDPNHPTAPYPWQDNVLSYPEITAPRDQRLLTDFTYNSSVPFRSDRGFYIFGNYSYSRYIYFVNDNLVGPMPHFTLTENNLLRAEALIRTGGNKAEAAQLINDSRVGRGGLPALLGTESDEELLRQVTYERLVELSWHSATNGYLARRITTYKDYKLTPGTPLSIPVPASELEALGQEIYTFGGLGNPDGS is encoded by the coding sequence ATGAATTTCAGAAAAAACATAAAATCTTTATTAGCTGCCGTCGCCCTAGTAGGTTTTGTCAGCTGTGAAGATCTTGAGGTAGATAACCTCAATGCCCTTGATATCAATGGCGTTTTAGCCAACCCCGGTGAGTTCCCTGCATTAGTGCAGGGAGCTTACGGGCAATGGTGGAACCAAACACAGATATCATACCCGAACATGTATTTGAGTGTTGCAGCTCAAGTATTCTCATCATCATGGACAAATTATGCCATGTTTGATGGTGGCAGGATACCACCAAGACCTTTTGTAAACTCTAACACTGCTTCTACCCGATTGGTAAATAGAAACCCTTGGAGGGGAATTTACAATTCAATAGGACCTGTAAATGATGTACTAAAGGTTATGAACTCTAACTTCGAAGGTAGAGCAATTGACCCTGTTACAGGAGAAGACAATACCGCCGTTGTACTTGCCAATGCTCGTATGATGCAAGGTCTAGCACTAGGATGGGTATCATTAATCTTTGATAGAGGCTTTATCGTCAGTGAAGAGCTCACCGATGACGAATTGGGATCTTTAGAGTTTCAAAACTATCGAGAATGTGCTGATGCAGCGAAGGCAAGGTTCCTTGAGGCAGCCGACCTCTTTGACTCAAACCCAAACATTAACTTCAATGGATTTAATGGCGTGACACTACCAGCTGCTGAGGCAGCACGTTTTGCACGTTCTTATGCCGCGAAAATTGAGGCTTTTTCTGCTAGAAACGCTGAACAGACTGTGAATGAAACAGACTGGAGCGAAGTACTTCAATTGACGACTAATGGCATTACTGCTGATATAGCTCCTATTGGAGATGGCGGTAACCAATGGTGGACACGTGCTCTAAGAAATGGCCAGTTTTCTGGTTGGGTACGCGCTTCTCAACGCCTGATCAATATGATGGAAGGTGGTAGTGGTGGTAGAGACATTCAAAATGCTGCCGATACAGACCCGAATCACCCGACTGCACCATACCCTTGGCAAGACAACGTATTGTCTTACCCTGAGATTACTGCACCTCGAGACCAAAGGCTACTTACTGATTTTACCTATAACAGTAGTGTACCATTTAGGTCAGATCGTGGTTTTTACATATTTGGCAATTATAGTTATAGCCGATACATCTACTTCGTAAATGACAACTTGGTAGGTCCAATGCCTCACTTTACACTCACCGAAAACAATTTATTGAGAGCAGAAGCTCTCATTAGAACAGGTGGTAATAAAGCCGAAGCAGCTCAATTGATTAACGATTCAAGAGTTGGAAGAGGCGGTTTACCTGCCCTTTTAGGAACAGAATCTGACGAGGAGTTACTAAGACAAGTGACTTATGAGCGATTAGTAGAGCTTAGCTGGCATTCTGCCACAAACGGGTATTTAGCACGTAGGATTACGACTTACAAAGACTACAAACTAACACCTGGTACGCCATTGAGTATTCCTGTCCCAGCTTCTGAATTAGAAGCGCTAGGGCAAGAAATATATACTTTCGGGGGACTTGGAAACCCTGATGGTTCTTGA
- a CDS encoding SusC/RagA family TonB-linked outer membrane protein, with translation MKNIYSASLQRSVKYILYGMLLQMILISSIFANTTSAQSIREYKVSLELREASIAQTLTNLESLTPFKFFYKKKDIKKGVRISLPKGEYTVADILESISQKAALNFKQIDKSISVAQISKNSTSPTDRVTVVEQVVQTITGRVVSSEDNEPLVGVNVFLKGTTNGTQTDLDGKYSLNVPDEGGTLVFRYIGFETREEVIGTRAVINVVINPDTKNLGEVIVTGVAAATPREKLSFSVASLSAETLTKAPATNAGNALVGKVAGLRIAPSDVPGQGPQILLRGATNLRTGNGPLILLDGAILEGSLSDVNVQDIERYEILKGASAATLYGSRAANGVIAIYTRSGSNLDVGQTRVFFRSEVRSENTYKGRHPEKARFHNKQVDANGDIITDADGLALDRNPSINEVPFSRYRDHLEDFFNGSTSLTNYVRLSNRTANGSVSVSFEQQNASGGIDLHEGNRRYNFSLAMDQNFSDRFELKIRSKYIWDRDDTRPRNIGSLIFASPDADWFAPNEEDGSPFNYDANSFILDSFFNPFYVLSNNESERVRKRFISSAQADLQITDDLKFTGVFGFDTRQDNSTNFQNPGYLAVVGDPGQGDIDRGFAQTFAINASGALTYVKKLGDVSLRSTLKYQYEDRQDEGFSVDADFLGLSNFNNLNATLADTSGLGYQFFSVTDTRNIQIRSDSYTFAVGGDYKDKYILDAVVRYDGSSLFGEDERWQWFSRVSGAYRITEDFDIPYFQELKLSASLGTAGGRPLFNDRFEIANVNNGLISFPQQLANPNLKPNITTETEFTLSGKFLDKFDFLASYSAQENRDQVLTVPISVAATGGRSTQVQNAATLSTNTFEFTLGYTAINKQDMGLNFDLVADRTKQTITEFNAPQVLAAGAGIWREGSELTQMYGRKYAKSLSDLTVDENGIVLNGQFAGLGNTSTLDDYEINDLGFVIPAGTQYTNDERVVPLVNADGEEEQELVIGNARPDLNLGLRSSFRYKNMNIYMLWEAQIGGDVYNSGLQALDRDGLGPDYDQADRPEGQRHWTAFRQSIYNGRRLNAEYVEDASHIRLREISVNYELGGPQLEKLGMTNVFNKIQFSFIANNLFLAAKYRGFDPTDGGINARFDGYGFPLIRTFSGSVALTF, from the coding sequence ATGAAAAATATATACAGTGCTTCGTTGCAGCGGAGCGTGAAGTATATTCTGTATGGAATGCTACTTCAGATGATATTAATATCATCGATTTTTGCTAACACTACTAGTGCTCAAAGCATTAGAGAATATAAAGTTAGCTTAGAACTACGAGAGGCTTCAATTGCCCAAACGCTTACTAATCTTGAAAGCCTCACTCCTTTCAAATTCTTCTACAAGAAGAAAGACATCAAAAAGGGAGTCAGAATTTCTTTACCAAAGGGAGAATACACCGTAGCGGATATCCTTGAGTCGATTTCTCAAAAGGCAGCGTTGAATTTCAAGCAAATCGATAAAAGCATCTCTGTTGCTCAGATTTCTAAAAATTCTACCTCCCCTACCGATCGCGTAACAGTTGTCGAACAAGTAGTACAAACTATTACGGGGCGAGTTGTCAGTTCAGAAGATAATGAGCCACTAGTAGGTGTAAATGTTTTCCTGAAGGGTACAACTAACGGTACACAAACTGACTTAGATGGTAAGTATAGTTTAAATGTACCGGACGAAGGTGGTACACTAGTATTTAGGTATATCGGTTTCGAAACCAGAGAAGAGGTAATTGGAACGAGAGCAGTAATTAATGTAGTTATTAACCCCGACACTAAGAATCTCGGCGAGGTTATCGTAACAGGTGTGGCTGCGGCAACGCCAAGGGAAAAGCTGTCATTTTCAGTAGCAAGCTTAAGCGCCGAAACACTGACAAAAGCACCTGCCACTAATGCAGGTAATGCACTTGTTGGTAAAGTAGCGGGATTAAGAATTGCTCCAAGTGATGTTCCTGGCCAAGGCCCTCAAATACTTTTAAGAGGTGCTACAAACTTGAGAACAGGAAATGGTCCACTAATTCTTTTAGATGGGGCAATTTTAGAAGGCAGTCTTTCTGATGTGAACGTTCAAGATATTGAACGCTATGAAATCCTGAAAGGGGCCTCAGCTGCTACACTCTATGGTTCTCGAGCGGCAAATGGTGTAATTGCTATTTATACGAGATCAGGTAGTAACCTTGATGTTGGGCAAACAAGAGTTTTCTTCAGAAGTGAAGTAAGGTCTGAAAACACCTACAAAGGACGTCACCCAGAAAAGGCTAGATTCCATAACAAGCAAGTAGACGCTAATGGTGACATCATTACAGATGCAGATGGGCTAGCACTAGATAGAAACCCATCGATCAATGAAGTTCCTTTCTCTAGATATAGAGATCACCTGGAAGACTTTTTCAATGGAAGTACTTCACTTACTAATTACGTGAGACTAAGCAATAGAACCGCTAATGGAAGTGTAAGTGTTTCTTTCGAACAACAAAATGCTTCGGGTGGTATTGATCTTCACGAAGGTAACAGGAGATATAACTTCTCTCTGGCAATGGATCAAAACTTCTCAGATAGATTTGAACTTAAAATAAGATCAAAATACATCTGGGATAGAGATGATACGAGACCTCGAAACATTGGTAGTCTTATTTTTGCTTCGCCAGATGCAGATTGGTTCGCTCCAAATGAAGAAGATGGTAGTCCATTTAATTATGATGCTAACTCATTCATTTTAGACTCATTCTTTAATCCATTTTATGTATTAAGCAATAATGAGTCTGAAAGAGTTAGAAAGCGATTTATTAGTAGTGCACAAGCCGATTTACAAATCACAGATGACCTGAAATTCACTGGGGTTTTCGGTTTTGATACTCGACAAGATAACAGCACCAACTTCCAAAACCCTGGTTATCTAGCCGTAGTGGGTGACCCTGGCCAAGGTGATATTGACAGAGGTTTTGCGCAAACTTTTGCTATCAATGCAAGTGGTGCATTGACTTACGTTAAGAAATTAGGTGATGTCAGCCTAAGATCGACGCTTAAGTATCAATATGAAGACAGACAAGACGAAGGATTTTCAGTAGATGCTGATTTCCTAGGACTTAGCAACTTTAACAACCTTAATGCAACACTTGCCGATACAAGTGGATTAGGCTATCAGTTCTTCTCTGTTACCGATACTAGAAATATTCAGATCAGGTCTGACAGTTATACATTCGCTGTAGGCGGTGACTATAAAGACAAGTATATCTTGGACGCGGTTGTGAGATATGACGGTTCATCTTTATTCGGTGAAGACGAAAGATGGCAGTGGTTCTCAAGAGTCTCTGGTGCTTATAGAATTACCGAAGATTTTGATATTCCTTACTTCCAGGAGTTGAAACTTTCGGCATCACTAGGTACTGCGGGTGGTAGACCTCTCTTCAATGATAGATTCGAAATTGCGAACGTGAATAACGGTTTAATCTCGTTCCCTCAGCAGCTCGCAAACCCGAATCTGAAGCCGAACATCACAACAGAGACCGAATTCACGCTTTCGGGTAAGTTCTTAGATAAGTTCGATTTCCTTGCCTCCTATTCTGCACAAGAAAACAGAGATCAAGTACTTACTGTACCGATTTCTGTAGCGGCTACAGGTGGTAGATCTACACAAGTTCAAAATGCTGCTACACTATCGACCAACACTTTTGAATTTACATTAGGCTATACTGCTATCAATAAGCAAGATATGGGACTAAACTTCGATTTAGTAGCAGATCGTACGAAGCAAACTATTACAGAATTTAACGCACCACAAGTATTAGCTGCAGGTGCTGGTATCTGGAGAGAAGGTAGCGAGCTTACGCAAATGTATGGTAGAAAGTATGCTAAGTCCCTTTCCGATCTTACTGTTGACGAAAACGGAATCGTATTAAATGGCCAGTTTGCTGGTTTAGGTAATACTTCTACCCTCGACGATTATGAGATCAACGACTTAGGATTCGTGATTCCTGCGGGAACTCAGTATACCAATGATGAAAGAGTTGTGCCTTTAGTAAACGCTGATGGTGAAGAAGAGCAAGAGCTAGTGATTGGTAATGCACGCCCTGATTTGAATCTTGGTTTAAGAAGTTCATTCCGCTACAAAAACATGAACATTTATATGTTATGGGAAGCGCAGATCGGTGGTGATGTTTATAACTCTGGTTTACAAGCACTTGATAGAGATGGTTTAGGTCCAGATTACGATCAGGCTGACAGACCTGAAGGTCAAAGACACTGGACTGCGTTCAGACAGTCTATCTACAATGGTAGAAGGTTAAATGCTGAATATGTTGAAGATGCTTCACACATTAGATTACGTGAGATATCTGTGAACTACGAACTTGGCGGACCACAGCTAGAAAAGCTTGGAATGACAAACGTGTTCAATAAAATCCAGTTCAGCTTCATTGCCAACAACCTATTCTTAGCAGCAAAGTATCGCGGATTTGATCCAACGGATGGCGGAATCAACGCAAGGTTTGATGGTTATGGATTCCCATTAATCAGAACCTTCTCAGGATCTGTAGCGCTTACTTTCTAA
- a CDS encoding FecR family protein, producing the protein MNLEDKNVLYHFLKDDCSEEERNQLHTWLVNDLDENDTNELLKSIWDKTPDESKETLDKESILKGVKAAIQAEEVKAESKKISVPPRRKANPSVLVVFSILLLTLAGGFFFTDRAPVAVKTPVARQITKTTSKGQRSSILLRDGSKVTLNSESTITYDDSFGLNNRRIQLDGEAFFEVTKNKNLPFTVTSTHLVTRALGTSFNVRDYEDEENASIALATGEVKVNRTDVSLKDAKVILSPNEQITVDKTSKEWLKTIFNPDYVLSWKENNLYFNDMYLSDIIKTLERWYNVNITVVGKGVEKLKYEGTGKFERQSLENILGSLGYTMGFESSVNEKQIIIHLTN; encoded by the coding sequence GTGAATTTGGAAGACAAAAACGTTTTGTATCATTTTTTAAAAGATGACTGCTCGGAGGAGGAGCGTAACCAGCTGCATACATGGTTAGTCAACGATCTTGATGAAAATGATACAAACGAACTTCTAAAATCAATTTGGGATAAAACACCCGATGAATCTAAAGAAACCCTCGACAAGGAAAGTATTTTAAAAGGTGTAAAAGCAGCAATACAAGCCGAAGAGGTAAAGGCTGAGTCTAAGAAAATATCCGTTCCACCGAGACGAAAAGCCAACCCCTCCGTATTAGTTGTGTTTTCAATACTATTATTGACTCTGGCAGGTGGATTCTTTTTCACAGATAGAGCTCCTGTTGCAGTAAAAACACCAGTTGCACGGCAAATCACTAAGACTACATCAAAAGGGCAAAGAAGTTCAATTCTCTTACGTGACGGATCCAAGGTTACCCTAAATTCAGAAAGCACTATCACTTACGATGACAGTTTTGGTCTTAATAACAGAAGGATACAACTAGACGGTGAAGCTTTTTTTGAAGTCACCAAAAACAAAAACCTACCATTTACAGTCACTTCAACACATTTGGTCACTCGGGCCTTAGGTACCTCATTCAATGTTCGCGACTATGAAGACGAGGAAAATGCTTCGATTGCGCTAGCCACTGGTGAGGTAAAAGTGAACCGTACAGATGTTTCTTTAAAAGATGCAAAAGTTATACTATCACCGAACGAACAAATAACCGTTGACAAAACGTCTAAAGAATGGCTAAAGACAATTTTTAACCCTGATTATGTTTTGTCATGGAAAGAAAACAACCTCTACTTCAATGACATGTACCTGTCCGACATCATAAAAACACTCGAAAGATGGTATAATGTAAACATTACAGTTGTTGGTAAGGGTGTTGAAAAATTGAAGTATGAAGGAACAGGCAAGTTCGAAAGACAAAGCCTAGAAAATATTTTAGGATCTCTCGGCTACACTATGGGATTTGAAAGTAGTGTAAACGAAAAACAAATTATTATTCACTTGACTAATTAA